A single genomic interval of Fusarium verticillioides 7600 chromosome 8, whole genome shotgun sequence harbors:
- a CDS encoding lysophospholipase, whose protein sequence is MAISSGLALLLAASAALNPVAAAPSIDDAFVAISNSDFSPRSVSKRGTPQAPDGYVPSKVDCPSTRPTIRNGSSISSMERDWIPKRRNETISPIRTLLKRLAIPGFDSEEYLKDAETDATALPNIGIAISGGGYRAMLCGAGALAAWDIRSAGSDKDGNLGGLLQSATYLSGLSGGGWLVGSLMMNNFTSVQESVNYPGIWQLENSILEGPENYSLLQYYNTIFDAVSDKKDAGYERSLTDYWGRMLSYQLINATDGGPAYTWSSLADDPDFSEGKAPMPIIIADGRAPNETIISLNATNFEFTPWELGSYDPVLQGFVPLKYVGSEFDNGKLPKDKSCIAGFDNAGFVMGTSSSLFNQIVLYLNEDDNNYVPDGVPDIAVEAVTSVLKAIGSDNNDIADWTPNPFKGWNDEHNLSADSERLTLVDGGEDLQNIPYYPHIRKDREVDVVFSFDSSADTDYGWPNGASPIATYERSLTNISEGSSFPSVPGKNTFLNLGLNTRPTFFGCNATNMTDPSPLIVYIPNYPYVYSSNISTFQMSINTSELSAIIENGYAVATMLNGTRDKDWPVCVGCAMLSRSFDRTNTTVPDKCQECFTNYCWNGTLDEREPSEYNPTFIGEQIEVESSASKVSSAFIATAAIAGFMLAI, encoded by the exons ATGGCCATTTCTTCGGGCCTCGCCCTTTTGCTGGCTGCCAGCGCCGCATTGAATCCCGTCGCTGCTGCACCTTCGA TCGACGACGCTTtcgtcgccatctccaaTTCAGATTTCTCTCCCCGATCAGTATCAAAACGAGGCACGCCTCAAGCCCCCGATGGCTACGTACCCTCCAAAGTCGATTGCCCGAGTACGCGACCGACGATCCGAAATGGctcttccatctcgagcATGGAGCGCGACTGGATCCCCAAGCGTCGGAACGAAACCATCTCCCCTATCCGAACCCTTTTGAAGCGTCTAGCGATTCCCGGTTTTGACAGCGAGGAGTatctcaaggatgctgagacAGATGCTACTGCGCTTCCTAATATCGGTATTGCTATCTCTGGAGGTGGCTACCGTGCTATGCTTTGCGGTGCCGGTGCGCTGGCAGCTTGGGATATTCGTTCTGCTGGAAGTGACAAGGATGGAAACCTTGGTGGTCTTCTACAAAGTGCGACATATCTTTCTGGTCTCTCTGGTGGTGGCTGGCTCGTGGGcagtttgatgatgaacaacTTTACTTCTGTCCAGGAAAGCGTGAACTATCCTGGAATCTGGCAGTTGGAGAATTCGATCCTTGAGGGCCCTGAGAAttactctcttctccagtaCTACAATACGATTTTCGACGCCGTCTCCGATAAGAAGGATGCTGGTTATGAACGATCTCTTACGGATTACTGGGGCCGCATGCTGTCATACCAACTTATTAATGCTACGGATGGTGGTCCTGCATATACATGGTCTTCCCTTGCGGACGATCCTGACTTTTCTGAGGGCAAGGCTCCTATGCCTATCATTATTGCAGACGGTCGTGCGCCAAACGAGACCATTATCAGTCTCAACGCAACCAACTTCGAGTTCACCCCCTGGGAGCTTGGTTCTTATGACCCCGTTCTTCAGGGCTTCGTTCCTCTCAAGTACGTCGGTTCTGAGTTTGATAACGGCAAGCTACCAAAGGACAAGTCTTGCATTGCTGGTTTCGACAACGCCGGTTTCGTGATGGGAACTTCTAGCAGTCTTTTCAACCAGATTGTTCTGTACCTCAACGAAGACGACAACAACTACGTTCCCGACGGTGTTCCGGATATCGCCGTCGAGGCCGTTACCTCTGTTCTCAAAGCTATTGGCTCTGACAACAACGATATTGCTGACTGGACTCCTAATCCCTTTAAGGGCTGGAACGATGAGCATAATCTGAGCGCCGATTCTGAGCGACTCACCCTcgtcgatggtggtgaagatcTCCAGAACATCCCTTATTACCCTCACATCCGAAAAGATcgtgaggttgatgttgtcttctccttcgactCTTCCGCCGACACTGACTACGGCTGGCCCAATGGTGCATCTCCCATCGCCACCTACGAGCGCTctctcaccaacatctcagaGGGCTCATCATTTCCCTCTGTCCCCGGCAAGAACACATTTCTCAACCTAGGCCTCAACACCCGCCCAACCTTCTTCGGCTGCAACGCCACCAACATGACTGACCCCTCACCCCTCATCGTCTACATCCCCAACTACCCCTACGTCTActcctccaacatctccaccTTCCAAATGAGCATCAACACCTCTGAGCTCtccgccatcatcgagaacGGCTATGCTGTGGCCACTATGCTTAACGGCACGCGCGACAAGGACTGGCCCGTCTGCGTTGGCTGCGCGATGCTCTCTCGCAGCTTCGACCGCACAAACACCACTGTTCCTGATAAGTGTCAGGAATGCTTCACGAATTACTGCTGGAACGGAACTCTTGACGAGAGAGAGCCCAGCGAGTATAACCCTACTTTCATCGGCGAGCAGATCGAGGTGGAAAGCTCAGCGTCAAAGGTTAGCAGCGCCTTTATCGCCACTGCAGCTATTGCAGGATTTATGCTCGCCATTTGA
- a CDS encoding branchpoint-bridging protein, which produces MSWRSQGITGSNNIPLGKRRFGDEEEEFNGNAGVDRDLKRGRDPEPRGDADGPRRRKKRNRWGDASENKAAGLMGLPTAILSNMTSEQLEAYTLHLRIEEISQKLRIDDVVPADGDRSPSPAPQYDNHGRRINTREYRYRKKLEDERHKLIEKAMKTIPNYHPPQDYRRPTKTQEKVYVPVNDYPEINFIGLLIGPRGNTLKKMEGDSGAKIAIRGKGSVKEGKGRSDAAHASNQEEDLHCLIMADTEEKVNKAKKLIHNVIETAASIPEGQNELKRNQLRELAALNGTLRDDENQACQNCGKIGHRKYDCPEKQNFTASIICRVCGNAGHMARDCPDRQRGASWRQNDAGARPAGRIGGGDDVDREYEQLMQELGGGSSGAPARIEAGPGAQNNGDAKPWQRGPTGGPAPWRSRNQDSNEGGSAAPWARDRGGRNDDHQGGNAADSYYGQAYAGASGAAAPWAQQAPGTQGGYAGYPGYGAYGAAPGMGAPPGLGAPGSAPPPPPGAPPGLGDINAFIQQYAGAAPPPPPSGDAPPPPPSDQPPPPPPPGA; this is translated from the exons ATGTCGtggagaagccaaggaatCACCGGTTCCAACAACATCCCTCTCGGGAAGCGTCGCTtcggagatgaggaggaggagtttaATGGTAACGCTGGAGTCGATCGCGACTTGAAGCGTGGACGCGATCCTGAACCTCGCGGCGATGCTGATGGACCTCGACGACGAAAGAAGCGAAACCGATGGGGTGATGCATCCGAGAACAAAGCGGCTGGCCTCATGGGCTTGCCCACTGCTATCTTGTCCAACATGACAAGTGAACAGCTTGAGGCGTACACACTGCATTTGCGTATCGAGGAAATCTCCCAGAAGCTTCGCATCGACGATGTCGTCCCAGCTGACGGCGATCG atctccttctcccgcTCCTCAGTACGACAACCACGGTCGACGTATCAATACACGAGAGTACCGATACCgaaagaagcttgaagatgagcgccacaagctcatcgagaagGCCATGAAGACCATTCCTAACTACCATCCGCCACAGGATTATCGTAGACCTACAAAGACTCAGGAGAAGGTCTATGTTCCTGTTAACGATTATCCGGAAATTAACTTCA TTGGCTTACTTATCGGACCTCGAGGTAACactctgaagaagatggaaggAGACTCAGGTGCCAAGATCGCCATTCGTGGCAAGGGCTCCGTAAAGGAGGGTAAGGGTCGGTCTGATGCCGCGCACGCCAGCAACCAGGAAGAAGATCTGCACTgtctcatcatggccgatACCGAagagaaggtcaacaaggccaagaagctcatccaCAACGTCATTGAGACT GCTGCGTCTATTCCCGAAGGCCAGAACGAACTCAAGCGAAACCAGCTCCGTGAACTCGCCGCGCTCAACGGTACCCTCCGAGACGACGAGAACCAGGCTTGCCAGAACTGTGGCAAGATCGGTCATCGCAAGTACGACTGCCCCGAGAAGCAAAACTTCACTGCAAGCATCATCTGTCGCGTTTGTGGCAACGCTGGTCATATGGCTCGCGATTGTCCCGACCGACAGCGTGGTGCTAGCTGGCGCCAGAATGATGCTGGTGCTCGCCCTGCTGGTCGTATCGGTGGCggagatgatgttgaccGTGAATACGAG CAACTCATGCAAGAGCTTGGTGGAGGGTCTTCTGGAGCCCCTGCGCGTATCGAGGCCGGCCCTGGCGCTCAGAACAACGGAGACGCGAAGCCTTGGCAGCGAGGCCCTACTGGTGGTCCTGCACCATGGCGCAGCCGCAACCAGGATTCTAACGAAGGAGGATCGGCAGCTCCCTGGGCTAGAGATCGCGGTGGTCGCAACGACGACCATCAAGGCGGTAACGCTGCCGATAGCTACTACGGACAGGCTTATGCAGGTGCCTCAGGTGCCGCTGCTCCCTGGGCGCAACAGGCTCCTGGAACTCAGGGTGGGTATGCTGGCTATCCTGGCTATGGTGCCTACGGTGCTGCTCCCGGAATGGGAGCTCCTCCTGGCCTTGGTGCTCCTGGCAGTGcgccccctcctcctcctggtgcTCCCCCAGGCCTGGGAGACATTAACGCCTTTATTCAGCAGTATGCCGGCGCtgcacctcctcctccgccttcTGGAGATGCcccgccaccacctcccaGTGATCAGCCTCCGCCTCCCCCACCTCCCGGTGCCTAA
- a CDS encoding oxidoreductase, with protein MSGKTFNVGVVGYGMSAKIFHIPFLTQTPQFKLHAIVQRSPKEGNSAPADYPEIKHYTDYKDLFADSAVDLVVISTPPNNHFELTKAALEAGKHVLTEKPFVPTSTEADKLIEIAKKNGKLLIVYQNRRWDADFVTLKKIISEGTLGRIVQFDNHFDRYRLVPSKNWKLDLPLSQGGSALYDLGTHLIDQAYVLFGKPQSVHGRLLSQREGKFDFENPDGVSAELTYPDGLLVNIRISVLSAELEQPRFWVRGTKGSFRKLGLDTQEDALKAGAKATDADFGKEDPARYKLVVVDDKEKVKEQAISSIETPTYKAFYAQLGKAVESGKEEDVPVKATEARDVLQIIEGVFESAKTGKDVTFA; from the exons ATGAGCGGAAAGACATTCAACGTCGGTGTCGTGGGCTATGG CATGTCCGCCAAAATCTTCCACATCCCCTTCCTCACTCAAACTCCCCAGTTCAAACTCCACGCCATCGTTCAGCGTTCCCCCAAAGAGGGCAACTCAGCGCCCGCTGACTACCCCGAAATCAAGCACTACACAGACTACAAGGATCTCTTCGCCGACTCTGCAGTCGATCTTGTAGTCATCAGCACTCCCCCCAACAACCACTTTGAGCTCACAAAGGCTGCTCTCGAGGCTGGAAAGCATGTCTTGACTGAGAAGCCTTTTGTTCCTACCTCTACGGAGGCTGATAAACTTATTgagattgccaagaagaacggAAAGCTCCTTATTGTTTATCAGAACAGACGGTGGGATGCTGACTTTGTTactctcaagaagatcatctctGAGGGTACACTTGGTCGCATCGTTCAGTTCGATAACCACTTCGATCGCTATCGTCTTGTGCCTTCTAAGAACTGGAAGTTGGACCTCCCCCTTTCCCAAGGCGGAAGCGCTCTATACGACCTGGGAACTCATCTCATCGACCAAGCCTACGTTCTCTTCGGCAAGCCTCAATCCGTCCACGGCCGTCTCCTCTCTCAGCGCGAAGGAAAGTTCGATTTCGAGAACCCAGACGGTGTCTCAGCAGAGTTGACCTACCCCGACGGtctcctcgtcaacatccgCATCAGCGTTCTCAGCGCCGAACTCGAGCAGCCACGCTTCTGGGTCCGCGGCACAAAGGGAAGTTTCCGCAAGCTCGGTCTCGACACACAAGAAGATGcgctcaaggctggtgcGAAGGCTACAGATGCGGACTTTGGAAAGGAAGACCCAGCTCGGTATAAGTTGGttgtcgttgatgacaaggagaaggtcaaggagcaggCTATCTCGTCTATTGAGACACCCACCTACAAGGCTTTCTATGCTCAGCTTGGTaaggctgttgagagtgggaaggaggaggatgttcCTGTGAAGGCAACTGAGGCGAGGGATGTTTTACAGATTATTGAGGGTGTTTTTGAAAGtgccaagactggaaagGACGTCACTTTTGCTTAG